GGTGACGCCGGCATCTCGCAGCAGCGCGGTTACCTTCGGCACTCGGTTCTTGGTCGGGAAGCACAGCACAGGAACCCCGAACTTCAGCGGCACGACTGCCCCGTGGAAGTACGTCGTGACAACGCACGACGCGTTGCGAAGAGCGGCCATCCACTGCCACGGGTCGGGTGCCGGCACACGGGTACCCCCGTTGAGTCGATACTGGAGCGTCACGAGGCGGAGCTTGAGCGACGCCGCCACTTCTCGCGCGAGCGATGCCGCCCGGGTATCAAGGTTGCCGAACACGGCGAGGTATGGTTCGCGCACAGGGCGCCAGGCCAGGTGGCTGTCGCGCACCTCTGCAAAGTCGTGCAGCAGCACCGGGTCTACCACGCGCGCGAGCGGCCGATCGGTCACGGTGCGGACGACCGCCTCCGTGAACTCGTCTCGAACCGAGATCGCCGCATAGCCGGAAAGCACCTGTCGTATCCGAGGCCCGTCCGACCCGAAGTTGCTCGTCGCGCCAGCGCTGGGAGCGTAGCTGATGCGCGGCGTGCCCACGCCGGGCAGGTCGAGGAAATACACCGGGTCGTACCCCTGCACCGGCCCGGTGAACCATACCTGATCGCTGCCCGTCACCAGCACGTCGTACTGCTCGGCAACCCTGGCCACGTCATCCACCGAGCGAAGGCGCGACCCGCTCGTACG
Above is a window of Planctomycetota bacterium DNA encoding:
- a CDS encoding polysaccharide pyruvyl transferase family protein, which codes for MTIFDVPNYGAMLQAYALQRALEALGHDAVAINYTNQHLDGVYRVGVFPPRPTKWLRSRRARAFVRDHVRTSGSRLRSVDDVARVAEQYDVLVTGSDQVWFTGPVQGYDPVYFLDLPGVGTPRISYAPSAGATSNFGSDGPRIRQVLSGYAAISVRDEFTEAVVRTVTDRPLARVVDPVLLHDFAEVRDSHLAWRPVREPYLAVFGNLDTRAASLAREVAASLKLRLVTLQYRLNGGTRVPAPDPWQWMAALRNASCVVTTYFHGAVVPLKFGVPVLCFPTKNRVPKVTALLRDAGVTGALVPATPAEALYAVEAQRAGRAAEESLGPKIAASREWLARSLAEVMQPS